From Amycolatopsis sp. YIM 10, the proteins below share one genomic window:
- a CDS encoding PaaI family thioesterase, translating to MTKSAQPWPPVETEPAVPHPQAPPAGTKLGMHYEHCFGCGDQQDAGLRLRSTVGDGGTVHSQFLVTEAHQGAPGLAHGGLLACAFDEALGATVGHLLRRPAVTGKLETDFVKPVPVGSTLFICAKLDGVAGRKIYVSADGRLDAEDGPIALRARGLFVQVGFEHFAKHAGEESVERLKASGRAAERDWDINP from the coding sequence ATGACGAAGTCCGCCCAGCCGTGGCCGCCGGTGGAGACCGAGCCCGCGGTACCGCACCCGCAGGCGCCGCCGGCAGGCACGAAGCTCGGCATGCACTACGAGCACTGCTTCGGCTGCGGCGACCAGCAGGACGCCGGGCTGCGGCTGCGCTCGACCGTCGGTGACGGCGGCACGGTGCACTCGCAGTTCCTGGTCACCGAGGCACACCAGGGCGCGCCGGGCCTGGCCCACGGCGGCCTGCTGGCCTGCGCGTTCGACGAGGCGCTCGGCGCCACCGTCGGGCACCTGCTGCGCCGCCCCGCGGTCACCGGGAAGCTGGAGACCGACTTCGTGAAGCCGGTGCCGGTCGGCTCGACGCTGTTCATCTGCGCCAAGCTCGACGGCGTCGCCGGGCGCAAGATCTACGTCAGCGCGGACGGCCGCCTCGACGCCGAGGACGGCCCGATCGCGCTGCGGGCACGCGGACTGTTCGTGCAGGTGGGCTTCGAGCACTTCGCGAAGCACGCGGGCGAGGAGTCGGTCGAGCGGCTGAAGGCCAGTGGCCGGGCCGCGGAACGGGACTGGGACATCAACCCCTGA
- a CDS encoding response regulator transcription factor translates to MIKVIVADDQQAVREGLAALLGMAGDVLVTGTAANGRQVLDLLTAGTEADVVLMDLRMPVLDGVGATTLITAEHPGVAVVVLTTYADDESIGGALRAGARGYLTKDAGRTEIATALRCAVAGQSAFDPAVTQRLVEALDSPPPASRVPPDRLTAREAEVLGLIGGGLTNAEIAAKLFIGETTVKTHINNAFAKIGVRNRAEAVRYAYRHELG, encoded by the coding sequence ATGATCAAGGTCATCGTCGCGGACGACCAGCAGGCGGTGCGCGAGGGATTGGCCGCGTTGCTCGGCATGGCCGGTGACGTGCTGGTGACCGGCACCGCCGCGAACGGCCGCCAGGTGCTCGACCTGCTCACCGCCGGGACCGAGGCCGACGTGGTGCTGATGGACCTGCGCATGCCGGTGCTCGACGGGGTGGGGGCGACCACCCTGATCACCGCCGAGCACCCCGGCGTCGCGGTGGTGGTGCTGACCACCTACGCCGACGACGAGTCGATCGGCGGTGCGCTGCGCGCCGGGGCCCGCGGCTACCTGACCAAGGACGCCGGGCGGACCGAGATCGCCACCGCGCTGCGTTGCGCGGTGGCCGGCCAGTCGGCCTTCGATCCGGCGGTGACCCAGCGCCTGGTCGAAGCGCTCGACTCGCCCCCGCCCGCCTCGCGCGTACCGCCCGATCGGCTGACCGCCCGCGAGGCGGAGGTGCTGGGGCTGATCGGTGGCGGGCTGACCAACGCCGAGATCGCGGCCAAGCTGTTCATCGGGGAAACCACGGTCAAAACGCACATCAACAACGCCTTCGCGAAGATCGGCGTCCGCAATCGCGCGGAAGCCGTGCGCTACGCGTACCGGCACGAGCTGGGCTGA
- a CDS encoding mandelate racemase/muconate lactonizing enzyme family protein: MKIVDITVDQLRLELDPPFAAAWDPVPRTAFDATVVRVHTDAGLTGIGSGDTMAGFDAYRHLFLGTDPLDISRHVRAIESANFHGAKYWPLEAALWDIIGKASGQPVSMLFGNAAKRLRAYASTGELKTPEQRVEASLEMAKTGFRALKIRIDRHRLDEGVDVVRAVREALGDGVDLMVDLNQSWRMPGDVEPAMDFAKVRGVVRRLAELDVFWVEEPLPYADVAGFRALRSTGVRIAAGEMQSSIPELLAYLEADALDVYQMDVVLAVGMHRARTLAELARLKHRQFTPHSWTNGIGVLANLHVAAGVGATPYFEFPYDPPGWTPARRDFMLDQPLMIDVDGDLVVPASPGLGIDLDESAIDATRTA; encoded by the coding sequence ATGAAAATCGTCGACATCACCGTGGACCAGCTCCGGCTGGAGCTGGACCCGCCGTTCGCCGCCGCGTGGGATCCGGTGCCCCGCACCGCGTTCGACGCGACGGTCGTGCGCGTGCACACCGACGCGGGGCTGACCGGCATCGGCTCCGGGGACACCATGGCCGGGTTCGACGCCTACCGGCACCTGTTCCTCGGCACCGACCCGCTGGACATCTCGCGGCACGTGCGCGCCATCGAATCGGCCAACTTCCACGGCGCCAAGTACTGGCCGCTGGAAGCGGCGTTGTGGGACATCATCGGGAAGGCGAGCGGGCAGCCGGTCTCGATGCTGTTCGGCAACGCGGCGAAACGGTTGCGCGCCTACGCTTCCACCGGCGAGCTGAAAACCCCGGAGCAACGGGTCGAAGCCTCGCTGGAAATGGCGAAGACCGGTTTCCGCGCGCTGAAGATCCGGATCGACAGGCACCGGCTCGACGAAGGCGTCGACGTGGTGCGCGCGGTGCGCGAGGCGCTCGGCGACGGGGTGGACCTGATGGTCGACCTGAACCAGTCGTGGCGGATGCCGGGTGACGTCGAACCGGCGATGGACTTCGCGAAGGTGCGGGGCGTGGTCCGGCGGCTCGCCGAGCTGGACGTGTTCTGGGTGGAGGAACCGCTGCCCTACGCCGACGTCGCCGGGTTCAGGGCGCTGCGCTCGACCGGGGTGCGCATCGCCGCCGGCGAGATGCAGTCGTCGATCCCGGAACTGCTGGCCTACCTGGAAGCCGACGCGCTCGACGTGTACCAGATGGACGTGGTGCTGGCGGTCGGCATGCACCGGGCCCGCACGCTCGCCGAACTGGCGCGGCTCAAGCACCGCCAGTTCACCCCGCACAGCTGGACCAACGGCATCGGCGTGCTGGCCAACCTGCACGTGGCCGCCGGGGTGGGCGCCACCCCGTACTTCGAGTTCCCGTACGACCCGCCCGGCTGGACCCCGGCTCGCCGGGACTTCATGCTCGACCAGCCGCTGATGATCGATGTGGACGGTGATCTGGTGGTACCCGCTTCGCCCGGCCTGGGAATAGACCTCGACGAATCCGCCATCGACGCCACCAGGACCGCGTGA
- a CDS encoding IclR family transcriptional regulator: MPRDPQRGAGLRRDFALLEALASPEAAAADGLGVIRLAELTGREKSQVSRAMRALAEEGVVERHPGTLRYHLGWRLFALVARAAETRLERQAEPVMHRLAAEVEETTHLCVLREGGVVTVFSVSPGHSFRLAGSEGHSTHSACTSVGRVLLTDLTPDELHIRFGTTEPLCAEHPIRPRGIAELWVELNRVREQGYAVVDEEYEPGLVGVSAPIRDFRGRAVAALNLAAPKSRLGGRLHDAGRRTRQAAREISALLGHRT; this comes from the coding sequence GTGCCCCGGGATCCGCAGCGAGGCGCCGGCCTGCGCCGGGACTTCGCGCTGCTCGAAGCGCTCGCCTCCCCGGAGGCCGCCGCCGCGGACGGGCTCGGCGTGATCCGGCTGGCCGAGCTGACCGGCCGCGAGAAGAGCCAGGTGTCCAGGGCGATGCGCGCGCTGGCCGAGGAGGGCGTGGTCGAGCGCCATCCCGGCACGCTGCGTTACCACCTCGGGTGGCGGCTGTTCGCCCTGGTCGCGCGGGCCGCGGAAACCCGGCTGGAGCGACAGGCCGAACCGGTGATGCACCGGCTGGCCGCCGAGGTCGAGGAGACCACGCACCTGTGCGTGCTGCGGGAGGGTGGCGTGGTGACCGTGTTCTCGGTGTCGCCCGGCCATTCGTTCCGGTTGGCGGGCAGCGAAGGGCATTCGACGCATTCGGCGTGCACCTCGGTCGGCCGGGTGCTGCTGACCGATCTGACCCCGGACGAGCTGCACATCCGGTTCGGCACCACCGAACCGCTCTGCGCCGAGCACCCGATCCGGCCGCGCGGCATCGCCGAACTCTGGGTGGAGCTGAACCGGGTGCGGGAGCAGGGATACGCGGTGGTCGACGAGGAGTACGAACCGGGGCTGGTCGGGGTGTCCGCGCCGATCAGGGACTTCCGCGGCCGGGCGGTGGCGGCGCTGAACCTCGCCGCGCCCAAGTCACGACTCGGCGGGCGCCTGCACGACGCGGGCCGCCGCACCCGGCAGGCGGCCCGCGAGATCTCCGCCCTGCTCGGCCACCGGACCTAG
- a CDS encoding metallophosphoesterase codes for MFLLVVGGGLALLHIYIWKRLVRDTTSPGLVRRVAAVALILLVAFMIAAFVFGTRADPAVAQWFAWPGYLWLALFYYLMLATLVLEVPRLFLRKWAKSEEPIAGVSRRVFLARGTAVVAGAAAAGIVGYGTTVAMGGPTVTSVPITLRRLDPRASGFRIALISDVHLGPLLGRSFTQRVVDLVNEQRPDAVAIVGDLVDGSVEHLADAAEPLRDLRSTHGTFFVTGNHEYYSGYTEWVDHVPTLGIRTLRNERVPITHNGGTFDLAGVNDATAYQWQDDADVGKALQGRDPARAVVLLAHQPVDVADAVAHDVDLQLSGHTHGGQITPFELLVSLQQGAVAGLSQHGNTQLYVTRGAGFWGPPVRVGAPPDITVVELQAP; via the coding sequence ATGTTCCTGCTCGTCGTCGGCGGGGGCCTGGCGCTCCTGCACATCTACATCTGGAAACGGCTGGTCCGCGACACCACTTCGCCGGGGCTCGTGCGCCGGGTGGCGGCGGTGGCGCTGATCCTGCTCGTGGCGTTCATGATCGCCGCGTTCGTCTTCGGCACGCGGGCGGACCCGGCCGTCGCGCAGTGGTTCGCCTGGCCCGGGTACCTGTGGCTGGCGCTGTTCTACTACCTGATGCTGGCCACGCTGGTGCTCGAGGTGCCGCGGTTGTTCCTGCGGAAGTGGGCGAAGTCCGAGGAGCCGATCGCCGGGGTCAGCCGCCGGGTGTTCCTGGCGCGCGGGACCGCGGTGGTCGCCGGAGCGGCCGCGGCCGGCATCGTCGGCTACGGCACCACGGTGGCGATGGGCGGGCCGACCGTGACCAGCGTGCCGATCACCCTGCGGCGGCTGGACCCGCGGGCGTCGGGCTTCCGGATCGCGCTGATCAGCGACGTGCACCTGGGGCCGTTGCTGGGCCGGTCGTTCACGCAGCGGGTGGTGGACCTGGTCAACGAGCAGCGCCCGGACGCGGTGGCGATCGTCGGCGACCTCGTCGACGGCAGCGTCGAGCACCTGGCCGACGCCGCGGAACCGTTGCGGGACCTGCGAAGCACGCACGGCACCTTCTTCGTGACCGGCAACCACGAGTACTACTCGGGGTACACGGAATGGGTCGACCACGTGCCGACGCTCGGCATCCGGACGCTGCGTAACGAGCGCGTGCCCATCACGCACAACGGCGGCACCTTCGACCTGGCCGGAGTCAACGACGCGACGGCGTACCAGTGGCAGGACGACGCCGACGTCGGCAAGGCCCTGCAAGGCCGCGACCCGGCGCGCGCGGTGGTGCTGCTGGCCCACCAGCCGGTGGACGTCGCCGACGCCGTGGCGCACGACGTCGACCTCCAGCTCTCCGGACACACGCATGGTGGCCAGATCACCCCGTTCGAGCTGCTGGTGAGTCTGCAACAGGGGGCCGTGGCCGGCTTGTCGCAGCACGGGAACACGCAGCTCTACGTAACCAGAGGCGCCGGCTTCTGGGGCCCGCCGGTACGCGTTGGCGCCCCACCGGACATCACCGTCGTGGAGCTACAGGCGCCCTAA
- a CDS encoding iron-containing alcohol dehydrogenase family protein has protein sequence MRARVEFGVGATGALPAVVDELGHRRVFVVTDNGLRTTGVLGRVLRVLERAGIPYGCYESVRANPSVSIIEEGGQVLRRYGPAAVLGVGGGSALDAAKAISLQAAGPGADGRPVIAVPTTAGTGAETNGFGVFEDAGRKVYLGHDSVRPVAVVLDPELTVGLPPRVTAVTGVDALVHGIESLSSPRADSESIRYAGRAIAKVSRWLPVAVRDGANLEARAGMLLGAHLAGLALTRSGLGLVHGFGHAITARLGISHGLALSSVLEPVMRYSASVAAPAYAQVALAGGHGSAIGLAGELLDRVGVRPTLAQLGVTRELVPELAAAALADPVTDNAPLRPSPPEAIDLLASAL, from the coding sequence ATGAGGGCGCGGGTGGAGTTCGGCGTCGGCGCCACCGGCGCGCTGCCCGCGGTGGTCGACGAACTCGGGCACCGGCGCGTTTTTGTGGTCACCGACAACGGGTTGCGCACGACCGGTGTGCTCGGCCGTGTGCTGCGCGTGCTGGAACGCGCCGGAATTCCTTATGGCTGCTACGAAAGCGTGCGCGCGAACCCATCGGTCTCGATCATCGAGGAGGGCGGGCAGGTGCTGCGGCGGTACGGTCCGGCCGCGGTGCTCGGGGTCGGCGGCGGGTCCGCGCTGGACGCGGCCAAGGCGATCTCACTGCAGGCGGCCGGGCCAGGCGCGGACGGACGGCCGGTGATCGCCGTGCCGACTACAGCGGGCACCGGCGCGGAGACCAACGGCTTCGGCGTGTTCGAGGACGCCGGGCGGAAGGTCTACTTGGGACACGATTCGGTGCGGCCGGTGGCGGTGGTGCTGGACCCGGAGCTGACCGTCGGCCTGCCGCCGCGGGTCACCGCGGTGACCGGGGTGGACGCGCTGGTGCACGGGATCGAGTCGCTGTCGTCGCCGCGCGCGGACTCGGAGTCGATCCGGTACGCGGGCCGCGCGATCGCGAAGGTGAGCCGGTGGCTGCCGGTGGCCGTGCGGGACGGTGCGAACCTGGAGGCCCGCGCGGGCATGCTGCTCGGCGCGCACCTGGCCGGGCTGGCGCTGACCCGGTCCGGGCTGGGCCTGGTGCACGGGTTCGGCCACGCGATCACCGCGCGGCTCGGCATTTCGCACGGACTGGCGCTGTCGTCCGTGCTGGAGCCGGTCATGCGCTACTCCGCGAGCGTGGCGGCGCCCGCGTACGCGCAGGTGGCGCTGGCCGGTGGGCACGGCTCGGCCATCGGACTGGCCGGTGAGCTGCTGGACCGGGTCGGGGTGCGGCCCACGCTCGCGCAGCTCGGCGTGACCAGGGAACTGGTGCCGGAGCTGGCCGCGGCGGCGCTCGCCGACCCGGTCACCGACAACGCGCCGCTGCGCCCGAGCCCGCCGGAGGCGATCGACCTGCTCGCATCGGCGCTGTAA
- a CDS encoding tetratricopeptide repeat protein produces the protein MSEEPRRPRHAAPDEPGGGWTEPSADDEPGTGWRLSPDVLGGGDQAPEADRTVHQPGRRPSAEQPTVQGMRPVQPASQGQPALEGPLASQGAPASQGQSASQGSPASQGQAASPRPPASQGQASQGPPSPPQGKPAQGPSSQPFPAQPQGQPAQGPSSQPFPAQPQGQPAQGPSSQPFPAQPQGQPGQGSFPAQQGQPGQSRPGPSSQPFPAQSGQSQSGQPQQAGQPQGVRPGQVPRRQVPQAVEAQPTSVLAAPAPATQSITPPPPMPEPSGPMQLPDPGTESVLPPSSSDGMSPGTGRGTGTGTGTGTGPHTGSGAFPGTSRRTGSRSSRRGRLGAGLVDVPQVPYRDPASAVLTDPVVSEEKRFCGNCGAKVGRGKDGKPGSPEGVCAKCGNAFSFKPKLRPHEIVGGQYEVLGALAYGGLGWIYLAQDHNVSDRWVVLKGLIDTGDATAMAAAVNETRFLAEVEHPNIVKIYNFVQHPDSVTGNSVGYIVMEYIGGQSLRQLALAHHRTAGRAEPLPIGQVIAYGLEILPAMGYLHSQNLLYCDLKPDNVIQTHEQLKLIDMGAVRRMDDYESPLFFTTGYSAPELATHGASVASDLYTVGRTLAVLSFEFTGYTNKYKSTLPPVDQVPLFALFGSYHRFLKRSTHADPDRRFLSAEEMGDQLTGVLREIMAMGTGKPRPGASTVFGPETRSFGVDMDVPEAGQPVPLPSPEDVVGGLPVPQVDTDDPAAGVLATTAAADPREAIEALVNAPHNSIEVRLRIVRARIELGELAEANRQLQAAQYLAVKNGFPHDWRIDWYRGLIELAGGRPRVAQVAFDAVYDELPGEIAPKLALAISAEANGDPFGASRFYELVWKTDHSYVSAAFGLARVYLAQGARAGAIEVLESVSSSSSHYIAAQVAAIKIKTRPNRESGVASDRDLLDAGSRIERLSLDAERRTRLSAEVLEAAYGFVRAGAAKPETHRGLKVLGCELGSERELRFGLERCYRTLARLAGTTDQRIALVDKANAIRPRTLT, from the coding sequence GTGTCGGAGGAGCCACGCCGGCCGAGGCACGCCGCGCCGGACGAGCCCGGCGGTGGCTGGACCGAGCCGTCCGCCGACGACGAGCCGGGTACCGGCTGGCGCCTGTCGCCGGACGTACTCGGCGGCGGTGACCAGGCGCCGGAGGCGGACCGGACGGTGCACCAGCCAGGCCGCCGCCCGTCGGCGGAGCAGCCGACCGTGCAGGGCATGCGCCCGGTACAGCCCGCTTCGCAGGGCCAGCCCGCCTTGGAGGGGCCGCTCGCTTCGCAGGGTGCGCCTGCTTCGCAAGGGCAGTCCGCCTCGCAAGGATCGCCTGCTTCGCAGGGCCAGGCCGCTTCACCGAGGCCGCCCGCGTCGCAAGGGCAGGCGTCGCAAGGGCCGCCTTCGCCACCGCAGGGGAAGCCCGCGCAGGGGCCGTCGAGCCAGCCGTTCCCGGCGCAGCCGCAGGGCCAGCCCGCGCAGGGGCCGTCGAGCCAGCCGTTCCCGGCGCAGCCGCAGGGCCAGCCCGCGCAGGGGCCGTCGAGCCAGCCGTTCCCGGCGCAGCCGCAGGGCCAGCCGGGGCAGGGGTCGTTCCCGGCGCAGCAGGGCCAGCCGGGCCAGTCGAGGCCGGGGCCGTCCAGTCAGCCGTTCCCGGCGCAGTCCGGCCAGTCACAGTCCGGCCAGCCCCAGCAGGCCGGTCAGCCGCAGGGTGTGCGGCCGGGACAGGTGCCGCGTCGTCAGGTGCCGCAGGCTGTCGAGGCGCAGCCGACCAGTGTGCTCGCCGCGCCCGCGCCGGCGACCCAGAGCATCACGCCGCCCCCGCCGATGCCCGAGCCGAGCGGCCCGATGCAGCTGCCCGACCCCGGCACCGAGAGCGTGCTCCCGCCCAGCAGCAGCGACGGCATGTCCCCCGGCACCGGCCGGGGCACCGGCACCGGCACCGGAACGGGCACCGGCCCGCACACCGGCTCCGGCGCCTTCCCCGGCACCTCGCGCCGCACCGGTTCGCGCTCCTCGCGCCGCGGCCGCCTCGGCGCCGGGCTGGTCGACGTGCCCCAGGTGCCCTACCGCGACCCGGCCTCCGCCGTGCTCACCGACCCGGTGGTCTCGGAGGAGAAGCGCTTCTGCGGCAACTGCGGGGCCAAGGTCGGCCGCGGCAAGGACGGCAAGCCCGGCTCACCGGAAGGCGTGTGCGCCAAGTGCGGCAACGCCTTCTCGTTCAAGCCGAAGCTGCGTCCGCACGAGATCGTCGGCGGGCAGTACGAGGTGCTCGGCGCGCTGGCCTACGGTGGCCTCGGCTGGATCTACCTGGCCCAGGACCACAACGTCAGCGACCGCTGGGTCGTCCTCAAAGGACTGATCGACACCGGTGACGCCACCGCGATGGCCGCCGCGGTGAACGAAACCCGGTTCCTCGCCGAGGTCGAGCACCCGAACATCGTCAAGATCTACAACTTCGTGCAGCACCCGGACTCGGTCACCGGCAACTCCGTCGGCTACATCGTGATGGAGTACATCGGCGGGCAGTCGCTGCGGCAGCTCGCGCTGGCGCACCACCGCACCGCCGGCCGCGCCGAACCGCTGCCGATCGGCCAGGTGATCGCCTACGGGCTGGAGATCCTGCCCGCCATGGGCTACCTGCACAGCCAGAACCTGCTCTACTGCGACCTCAAGCCGGACAACGTGATCCAGACCCACGAGCAGCTCAAGCTGATCGACATGGGCGCGGTGCGGCGGATGGACGACTACGAGAGCCCGCTGTTCTTCACCACCGGCTACAGCGCGCCCGAACTGGCCACGCACGGCGCTTCGGTGGCTTCGGACCTCTACACCGTCGGCCGCACGCTGGCCGTGCTGAGCTTCGAGTTCACCGGCTACACCAACAAGTACAAGTCCACCCTGCCGCCGGTGGACCAGGTGCCGTTGTTCGCGCTCTTCGGTTCGTACCACCGGTTCCTGAAGCGGTCCACGCACGCCGACCCGGACCGCCGCTTCCTCTCCGCCGAGGAGATGGGCGACCAGCTCACCGGCGTGCTGCGCGAGATCATGGCCATGGGCACCGGGAAACCGCGGCCCGGCGCGTCGACGGTGTTCGGCCCGGAGACCCGGTCGTTCGGCGTGGACATGGACGTGCCGGAGGCCGGGCAGCCGGTGCCGCTGCCCAGTCCGGAGGACGTGGTCGGCGGGCTGCCGGTGCCGCAGGTCGACACCGACGACCCGGCGGCGGGCGTGCTGGCCACCACCGCGGCGGCCGATCCGCGCGAGGCGATCGAGGCGCTGGTGAACGCGCCGCACAACTCGATCGAGGTGCGGCTGCGGATCGTGCGGGCGCGGATCGAACTCGGCGAGCTGGCCGAGGCGAACCGGCAGTTGCAGGCCGCGCAGTACCTGGCGGTCAAGAACGGTTTCCCGCACGACTGGCGGATCGACTGGTACCGCGGGCTGATCGAGCTGGCCGGTGGACGGCCGCGGGTGGCGCAGGTGGCCTTCGACGCCGTCTACGACGAGCTGCCCGGTGAGATCGCGCCGAAGCTGGCACTGGCGATCAGCGCCGAGGCCAACGGCGACCCCTTCGGCGCGTCGCGGTTCTACGAGCTGGTGTGGAAGACCGACCACAGCTACGTCAGCGCCGCGTTCGGCCTGGCGCGGGTGTACCTGGCGCAGGGCGCGCGAGCGGGCGCGATCGAGGTGCTGGAGTCGGTTTCGTCGTCGTCCTCGCACTACATCGCCGCGCAGGTGGCCGCGATCAAGATCAAGACGCGGCCGAACCGGGAGTCCGGGGTGGCCTCGGACCGCGACCTGCTCGACGCCGGTTCCCGCATCGAACGCCTGTCACTGGACGCGGAACGCCGCACCCGGCTCTCGGCGGAGGTGCTGGAGGCGGCGTACGGCTTCGTGCGCGCGGGCGCGGCGAAACCCGAGACGCACCGGGGTTTGAAGGTGCTGGGCTGTGAGCTGGGTTCGGAGCGGGAGCTGAGGTTCGGGCTGGAACGCTGCTACCGCACGTTGGCCCGGTTGGCTGGTACGACGGATCAGCGGATTGCGTTGGTGGACAAGGCGAATGCTATTCGGCCTCGGACGCTGACCTGA
- a CDS encoding aldehyde dehydrogenase — protein MERLFVDGSFVDAVSGETFSTTAPRDGSVLAEVASGHGEDVDLAVRAARRAFEDGRWRSQPPAARKRVLLKLAELLRVNSEELARVESMDTGKPIGEASRVDVAKAADTFAWYAEAIDKVYGEIAPTGPDALALVSREPLGVIGAVVPWNYPLMITAWKLAPALAAGNSVVLKPAEQSPLSALVLARLAAEAGLPDGVLNVVTGFGETAGRALGLHPGVDKIAFTGSAPVGRAFLGYAASSNGKQVSIEAGGKSPQLVLPDVSDVDKAAESIAWGFCYNAGQTCNAGSRLVVHSSIAAELVDAVRKVLSGFTVGDPLDPATTIGPVIDDTQLTTVLGYLDIGRAEATAVHGGRRLHEETGGWYVEPAVLEGVANTATVAQEEIFGPVLVTTTFDELEEGIRIANETRFGLAASVWTADFRTAHQVAARLRAGTVWVNTFDASDVVTPFGGFGETGGGRDKSLHALDGYTGLKTTWFDLS, from the coding sequence ATGGAGCGCCTGTTCGTCGACGGGTCCTTTGTGGACGCCGTATCCGGTGAGACGTTCTCCACCACCGCGCCGAGGGACGGCAGCGTGCTCGCGGAGGTGGCTTCGGGGCACGGCGAGGACGTCGACCTCGCGGTCCGCGCCGCCCGCCGTGCCTTCGAGGACGGCCGCTGGCGGTCACAACCTCCTGCCGCGCGCAAACGCGTGCTGTTGAAACTGGCCGAACTCCTGCGCGTCAATTCCGAGGAACTGGCGCGGGTGGAGAGCATGGACACCGGCAAGCCGATCGGGGAGGCGAGCCGGGTCGACGTGGCCAAGGCGGCCGACACCTTCGCCTGGTACGCCGAGGCGATCGACAAGGTCTACGGCGAGATCGCGCCCACCGGTCCGGACGCGCTCGCGCTGGTCAGCCGGGAGCCACTGGGCGTGATCGGCGCGGTGGTCCCGTGGAACTACCCGCTGATGATCACCGCCTGGAAGCTGGCCCCGGCGCTGGCCGCCGGGAACTCCGTGGTGCTCAAGCCGGCCGAGCAGTCGCCGCTGTCGGCGCTGGTGCTGGCCAGGCTGGCCGCCGAGGCCGGGCTGCCGGACGGCGTGCTCAACGTGGTGACCGGATTCGGTGAGACCGCCGGTCGCGCATTGGGGCTGCACCCGGGGGTGGACAAGATCGCGTTCACCGGATCGGCGCCGGTCGGCCGGGCCTTCCTCGGTTACGCGGCGTCGTCCAACGGCAAGCAGGTCTCGATCGAGGCCGGTGGCAAGTCACCGCAGCTGGTGCTGCCTGACGTGTCCGATGTGGACAAAGCAGCCGAGTCGATCGCCTGGGGCTTCTGCTACAACGCCGGGCAGACCTGCAACGCCGGTTCACGGCTGGTGGTGCACTCCTCGATCGCCGCGGAGCTGGTGGACGCGGTGCGCAAGGTGCTGTCCGGATTCACCGTCGGTGATCCGCTGGACCCGGCGACCACGATCGGCCCGGTCATCGACGACACCCAGCTCACCACCGTGCTCGGTTATCTCGACATCGGCCGCGCGGAGGCGACGGCGGTCCACGGTGGACGGAGGCTGCACGAGGAAACCGGTGGCTGGTACGTCGAGCCCGCGGTGCTGGAGGGGGTGGCGAACACCGCCACCGTGGCGCAGGAGGAGATCTTCGGCCCGGTGCTGGTCACCACCACCTTCGACGAGCTGGAGGAAGGTATCCGGATCGCCAACGAGACGCGGTTCGGCCTGGCCGCCTCGGTGTGGACGGCCGACTTCCGCACCGCGCACCAGGTGGCCGCGCGGCTTCGGGCGGGCACGGTGTGGGTCAACACCTTCGACGCCAGCGACGTGGTCACCCCGTTCGGTGGTTTCGGCGAGACCGGCGGCGGGCGTGACAAGTCGCTGCACGCGCTCGACGGTTACACCGGGCTCAAGACGACCTGGTTCGATCTCTCATGA
- a CDS encoding glutamate ABC transporter substrate-binding protein: protein MTRKRTRLALALVAVGALLAGCGGAGTPVEPAPIASAERPRPANVVEGAEPQPEPKGEDCNATASLRPEGTGMPPGSTMDKIKERGQLIVGVDQTTYLFGFRNPTSGQLEGFDIDIANEVAKAIFGNAWRSHIQYRAISSAQRVDLLKEGSVDIVVRTFSITCSRLKDIGFSSVYYTAGQRLLAPKNANVRSLADLAGKKVCATSTSTSSKVIAADKNNPVLVTVENWSDCMVLLQQNQVDAVSTDDTILAGMAEQDPTTEVVGEPFTVESYGIGVPKQNTDMIKFVNAVLEGVRNGPWQESYNRWLSESLGSANPPQPTYR, encoded by the coding sequence ATGACACGCAAGAGGACCCGGCTCGCACTGGCACTGGTCGCGGTGGGCGCACTGCTCGCCGGTTGTGGTGGCGCCGGCACCCCGGTGGAGCCGGCGCCGATCGCGTCGGCGGAGCGCCCGCGCCCGGCGAACGTGGTCGAGGGCGCCGAACCGCAGCCGGAACCCAAGGGCGAGGACTGCAACGCCACGGCGAGCCTGCGCCCGGAGGGCACCGGCATGCCGCCCGGTTCGACCATGGACAAGATCAAGGAACGCGGGCAGCTGATCGTCGGCGTCGACCAGACCACCTACCTGTTCGGCTTCCGCAACCCGACCAGCGGTCAGCTCGAAGGCTTCGACATCGACATCGCGAACGAGGTGGCGAAGGCCATCTTCGGCAACGCGTGGCGCTCGCACATCCAGTACCGGGCGATCTCCTCGGCGCAGCGGGTCGATCTGCTGAAGGAGGGTTCGGTCGACATCGTGGTGCGGACGTTCAGCATCACCTGCAGCAGGCTCAAGGACATCGGCTTCTCGTCGGTCTACTACACCGCCGGTCAGCGGCTGCTCGCGCCGAAGAACGCCAACGTGCGCAGCCTGGCCGACCTCGCGGGCAAGAAGGTGTGCGCGACCAGCACCTCGACCTCGTCGAAGGTGATCGCCGCGGACAAGAACAACCCGGTGCTGGTGACCGTGGAGAACTGGTCGGACTGCATGGTGCTGCTCCAGCAGAACCAGGTCGACGCGGTGTCCACCGACGACACCATCTTGGCGGGCATGGCCGAGCAGGACCCGACGACCGAGGTGGTCGGCGAGCCGTTCACCGTGGAGTCCTACGGCATCGGCGTGCCGAAGCAGAACACGGACATGATCAAGTTCGTGAACGCGGTGCTGGAGGGCGTGCGGAACGGGCCGTGGCAGGAGAGCTACAACCGCTGGCTGTCCGAGAGCCTCGGCTCGGCGAACCCGCCGCAGCCGACCTACCGCTAG